The DNA sequence atgtggtgtagtgctgtggttgtggagtgttgttttcgaaagccgtgttggtgagagggtagttgagtgttgttggtaatgaagggtagtattaccttttccattgttttggctattgggctgagtagtgctattggtctgtaagatgggccgagtgcgtggtttttgttgggttttggtattgggattatttttgcagtcttccatattgcggggatggtgttggtgttgagtgatgtgttgtaagtgtgtgtgagtagtgttattgctttggggcctaggtgtttcagatgtctgatgtttatgttgtctgggcctgtggagttgttgcttttggagcgttgtagtgcttgtttgacttgttgttctgtgatggttatgggcgtggtgttgagttttcgtattttgcgttgtagttgtctgtatgttctgttggttttgtgttgtattatgttggtgaattgtttgttgaatgctcgtgctttctgtttgttggatattgccgtgtgttgtccgaactgtattgtggtgttttctggtgctttttgttctttgtttgatagtcttgttactgtgttccagagtatgtgttgtttgtgtctgtggttccatgcatccgttaagtgttctttccatagctcttgtttgtgtttttggatttgtgtgtctatttctttgtttaggtctgtgatgcgtgggtcttggtggttttgttgtctgatgtcgtttctttggctgatgagtgttctgatgtgttgtggtaggagaagtgatttgctttttatttttccgtggggtatgtggtgtttgtcagctgtaagtatgaggtttgtgagcatggtgttggctgtgtggatgttgtcaggtatggttatgttctccagtgctgattctatttcagaggtgtatccttcccagtctgctttcctgtaatttgtgtaagtttgaaggtgttgttgtaggcggaaaggagcacgcgtgttgtgtgtgattttgataggaaggtggtctgaactgagtgcgtgtattgtggtccatgttgttctgtttgtgatgctgttgctggctgttgtgatgtccggtgatgttggttgttggttgatgtttgtaggttttctggtgggtgtgtttgtgtttagagtgatttgttgggagttttgtagtatgtctgcaatgtgggtgcctctgtggtcgtcgtagggagagtgccattgtgttgagtgagcgttgatgtctgcggttagaatggtgttgttcagccagtttatgtattggaaggtgttggtgatgtctgtgtcttctgtggcgtggtctggtcgggtggtatctctggggggtatatacaagttgcatatgtgtagtcttttgtggttggttatgtgaatctttacggtttgaatttctgtagtgttggtgttgatgttgttggggatgttcatgggagtgaatgtgactgatttgtgaatgtatgtgagcagtcctcctcgtcccttgtgttctctgtctttcctaatgctggtgtagttagtgagacgaggtgtgttgtgttgtttttcttgtttggtttcttgtatggtgatgatgtctgcgtgctgttgtaaggcgagttcttctagttctgttttcttgttttggatgccgttgatgtttatttgtagtatggtcagtgtgtgtttgttgtttttcttggtgggtgttgttctttgtgggttgttcgggggttgtggtgttggggtgtttgttgtttgcgtgtgtgttctgcatgtccacgtgttcgtgtattggcgggtggtgatgccggagcaatgtctgtgtatccagtgtgggtgtgttgagttgcatctgagtgaggtttgtctgcgtgtgatgattctattgcagctattgcaggtccaggtttgggggggtggtcttgtgtttgttgtgtctctgttggagttgtctgtccgtgttgcgtttgagggtagtgttggtgaggcgagtgtgttgttttggtctgtttgtgctctgctgcctgttggtgttctacgaggtgttgttgttcgtggtggtgttttgggatgtagtctgcatttccatgttatgttgtattgtctagtgtttatgtttgtgcaatgtttgtgtacccagtgtggtgtgtggtggttgcatctgaaggatgtctgtcttcttgtaatctgttgtgtgcaaatgtcgcatgtccaggtagtttgttgtgtgtgtgtttgttgcgcgcgtgagagtgtctgtgtgggccccggatttgtctctatgtcccccgcctggagcaaaaagtccgcccgccaccctgccaggttcagggggcggttagccgaaaaaaaacggccgtaagggcaccccgttcggggtgcagggattggtttcttgatttgtccccccattcggggggaaccctccaactgcgagtaagccaaggagtttggaggagtCTTTTTACAGCGCCCCCTATATGTCGGGGGACAGCAGTAAACTGGGCTTCCGGAACAGGATCCGGATGAACAACTCCCGCTCGGCGCAGGTGATCCGGAACAAGGCATCGCCCCAGGCGCCCGGCCTGGCCGTGAGGCACTCGCCCAACCAGGAGAACGTCCCTGAGGCGGCCAGCCCCGGGAAGGTGCAGAAAAGCTGGAGCTTCAATGACCGCACTCGCGTTCGGACCTCGCTGCGGCTCAAAGCCAGGCCTCCCGTTGACGTGGAGGGTCTGGGAGAGGACAGCGTGGACGACAGAGGCTACTGCGACATTGCCATGGACAAGGTCATTCCCGCCGTCAAGACGCTCATACGAGCCGTCAGGATTTTGAAGTTCCTGGTGGCCAAGAGGAAGTTCAAGGAGACGCTGCGTCCGTACGACGTGAAGGACGTCATCGAGCAGTACTCGGCGGGACACCTGGACATGCTGGGCCGTATCAAGAGCCTGCAGATGCGGGTGGACCAGATCATCGGGCGAGGCGCCGTCCAGGCCGATAAGAAGGCACGACCAGAAAAGGGCGAGAAGACGCCGCCGGAACTGGAGTCTCTGGATGAGCTGAGCatgatgggacgtgtggtcaaagtggagaaacagattcagtccatcgagaagtctttttttattttcaatgcctttacaatcatacattctatgcacatacactggtctaaacatggtattcagatgaattttacctttgtggaatatgaattatgtagaaaatctcacttgtttttatccaaatcagggggctaacattttgtacttgctattgaccgaacagtacatcacagtttctgtgaggacaaaatttctggttctgtcacagtccaccggaagcagaaattgctttcacatcgcgcagctgtaacttgggccgatcacaagtgctgcttaacttgttaaactaaatgaagagatgcctccgtgcaatactcagagtaagatgacgttgtgtaaaggaagtggcatgatttatagaagctaatggagtgctgtgtctgtctcctaaatacaataagatcttttcaatttttcttgcagggaaaaatgtacatctatatatctactgtatatctataaaaaaaatcctcgtctcacccctcaggtggtgtccatccctcattcagctggggtcctctaccagaggccaggaagcttgagggttctgcgcagtatccttgctgttcccagcactgcacatttctggactgagatgtccgatgttgttcccgggatctgttgcaaccactcatcatctagtttgggggtcactgccccgagtgctccgaccaccacaggcacgactgtcccctttaccttccaggctctctccagctcctctctgagcccttgggatttctcgagtttctcgtgttccttctttctgatgtttccagcacttgggaccgctacatccactacaacggctttcctctgccctttatctatcatcaggatatctggttggttcgccattaccatcttgtcagtctggatctggaagtcccataggatcttcgctctgtcattctccaccaccttcggaggtgtttcccattttgaccttggggtgtccagtccatactccgcacagatgtttcggtagactatgccagccacctggttatggcgttccatataggctttccctgccagcaccttacaccctgcagttatgtgttagatcgtctcaggtgcctctttgcacaacctacaccttgggtcttggctggtgtggtatatctaggcctcgatggctctggtgctcagggcctgctcctgagcagccaggatgagtgcctctgtgctgtccttcaggccagccctctctagaactctgataggacttcttgagattggccacggcagttattgtccggtggtacatcccgtgtaggggcttgtcctcccatgatggtccctcttccagcacctcatcttctgttccccattgtctgagacattctctgagtacatcatccgttggtgccttctccttgatgtatttgtggagcttggatgtttcatcctggacagtggctctcacactcactagtccccggcctccttcctttcggcttgtgtacagtctcagggtgctgtatttggtatggaaccctccatgcatggtaacgagctttcgggtcttaacatccgtggtctgaatctcttcctttggccaccttatttttcctgcagggtatctgatcactggaaagggcatagctgtttattgcccgggtcttattcttgccattgagctggcttcttaggacttgcctcactcgctggaggtatttggccatagccgctttccttgttgccagtttgaggttgccattggcttgtggtataccgaggtacttgtggctgtcctcaatgtctgctattgttccttcagggagtgagaccccttcagtgcggactacccttcctctcttagtcaccatccgactacatttctccagcacgaatgacatcccgatgtcgctgctgtagatcttgattgtgtggatcagggagtctatgtccctttcgctcttagcaaacagctacatgtcatccttgtagaggaggtgactgatcgtagctccatttctgaggcggtatccatggcctgtcttggtgattacttggcttagggggttcagtcctatgcaggacagcagtggggagagtgcatcaccttggtatatgccacatttgatggacacttgggtaagtggcttgccattggcttcaagtgtggttttccacatcctcatcaagttcgcaacaaaggctcttagggtcctgttcaccttatacacatccaagcattcagtgatccatgtatgtggcatcgagtcataggctttcttttaatcaatccaggctgtgcacaggttggtacatcgggacctgcagtcttgtgcgactgttctgtcaaccaggagctgatgtttggctcccctggtatctctaccaatgcccttccgtgcttcgctcatgtattgatccatgtgtgcacttatcttagccgcaacatgagcttccaaaattgtggagggacaggttattggccgatagttggatgcgactgcaccctttgagggatctttcatgataaggatcgttcgcccttcggttagccatcctgggtgagtcacatccctaggcagctggttcatttgtgctgctgggcgctcatggagtgctgtgagtctctttagccagtaagtgtggaccatgtccgggcctggtgctgtccagttcttcatatttgagactatttcctttatgtctgccactgttatggtaattgggttctgttcagggaggtgtctgtgctcctctctttgggtgaccagccattgtgcactgctgttatgtgcaacctccttctcccatctgcctctccagtacctttcagtttccagtcttggtggatcagctctgttgttaggaccctgccactgagcttacactttcgcaggttgtgttgcaaacagcctgtttattcgtctggcctcattctctttcgtgtaccgctttaggcggctggacaaggcttggagcctttgtttcgagtgcttcatatatggtcatctggatgtacctctcaggatcggccttttcatcacacctctctggacctcagtcaattgactcacatctttccgagccgccttgatcttagcctccaaccgtcttttccatggtcggtaatgtatctcatggcttccatggttgctcttatagccaagcatctcaaggatcactgatgctgaagcgtatatcagttcatttccgtgatcgttacggtaaggatcgccctcagtgctgcattcacactttccaagagactttcaggtggtacttcacatagccgttgtaatcggattctaggtttcccagctttcattcttgccatgatcttagctttcaggtcagttgctgcctcgctcagcatttcattcattggggctggcctcccaatctcatcatctgcattcactctggtatgaactcctcctctgatctggcagcctggggcccctcaccatggaacctgcgttgtacctcatcaatctcaagttgtgacagcagttgccgtttgtggatgttggaacactgagttacgagttgtttcgtggccacccgtgactgtgggtttcgaagtaaccatttagcccacattctctccatgtaacctctctgactaggcttgcttgagtagtagcattccaacaga is a window from the Hippocampus zosterae strain Florida chromosome 3, ASM2543408v3, whole genome shotgun sequence genome containing:
- the LOC127597359 gene encoding potassium voltage-gated channel subfamily KQT member 4-like — protein: MSGDSSKLGFRNRIRMNNSRSAQVIRNKASPQAPGLAVRHSPNQENVPEAASPGKVQKSWSFNDRTRVRTSLRLKARPPVDVEGLGEDSVDDRGYCDIAMDKVIPAVKTLIRAVRILKFLVAKRKFKETLRPYDVKDVIEQYSAGHLDMLGRIKSLQMRVDQIIGRGAVQADKKARPEKGEKTPPELESLDELSMMGRVVKVEKQIQSIEKSFFIFNAFTIIHSMHIHWSKHGIQMNFTFVEYELCRKSHLFLSKSGG